GGCCAGTGCCGTTCGCACTAGTGGAAAGGGGAGCATGCGAAGAAAGAAGAAGGCTGTTCACAAGACCACAACAACAGATGACAAAAGGCTTCAGAGCACCCTGAAGAGAATAGGGGTGAATGCAATCCCAGCCATTGAGGAAGTCAATATCTTCAAGGATGATGTTGTCATTCAATTTCAGAACCCAAAAGTGCAAGCCTCAATCGCTGCCAATACATGGGTGGTTAGCGGTTCTCCTCAGACGAAAAAGCTTCAGGATCTACTACCTAGGATCATCAATCAATTAGGGCCTGACAACTTGGATAATCTAAGGAAGCTTGCAGAGCAATTCCAGAAGCAGGCACCAGGTGTCGTCCCCACAGAGgcagatgacgatgatgatgtgcCAGAGCTTGTACCTGGAGAGACATTTGAAGCAACCGCAAATGATGGCAAAGCTTCTCAAGAGTTTTCAATggagtttttatttttcatttttacctACCTTGTTAAGTTTTTATTACTATTGCTCGAAATACTGAAGAAAAAAGGCAGGTATTTTGGTGTTGTTAGAAACCATGGTAGAGTTTCTACGGTTCAATTCAACGGTTCGGATCTACGGTTCGGTTCAATGGTTCGGATCGGTTCTACAGAGCCCTAAACCAGAACCAATCCGTAATCAACGATTTTGTGAatttcggaaccggaaccggaccgttagcatcttaaaaccggaccaaaccggaccgatctaACGGTTTTGGTCCGGTTACACGGATCtaacggttcgatgtgcacccctagttgtaatggatgaatatgatgaatgtTGGAATAAATAACTAttataattgatgaatttttgtaatggaagaatgcTGAGATGGAAgtattttgtaatggatgaatgttgtatgaTGGATCATTGATATTCATTGTGAATCGTCCATATTCACTGtggatcaccaatattttcacAATGTATCATCGACATTCAATGTAAATCGTCAATATTCACTGTGGACCATTGATATTCACTGTAGACCGCTAATATTAAGAGTAGACCGCTGATACTTAGCGTAGACCGCTAAATTTTTACTGTAATCACATATATTCATTATAAGATACCGATCCGACAAAAATGGCTGTAACCCCCTTATTACATGCCCGATTTGGATGATTTTATACTCGTTGAAAAGGtaatttgataaactttcaaatgtctttagaatcatctcatttaacAACTATTTGATTATCCAAAAGATGATCCAAAGTTCATCAAGGTCACCACGGATCATTGATAGTCATTATGGGGTACTGGTTCGACGAACGGCTATAACTCCTtcattacatgtttgattttggtaATCTTATACTCGTTAAAaatataatttgatgaaatttaaaATGCTTTAGAATAAATCATTTAGACACCATTTGACCAACCAAAAGTGGGCATCAATGAATAGCAAAGATACACAATGAATtatgaactttgggcccacttttgtgcaatTAAATGATATCTAAATGAGATTATTCCAaagttatttaaaattttattaaattatctttccaacaagtataaaatcatccaaattagACACATAATGAGGGAATAATTATCATTTTCGTTAGATTGATGGCCCACAGTGATCTTGataaactttgggcccacttttaagAGATAAAATGGTGttcaaattagattttttttggggctccttgctcttgctcgggtggtagactcttaggagtttcaactcccggtcaagggtttaagtacccataggtggtgaaattccactagcatgagtgtatgggggtgtgttaaaaaaaaaatagattattttaaattcatttgaaatttcataaaATTAACTTTTCAAAGTGCATAAGATCACTCAAATTGGACATGTGACGATGGAGTTATGGTCGTTTTCGTCAGGTCGGTACCCCACAGTCAATATCAATGATCCACAATGATCTTGATGAACTTTAAGACACTTTTAGGTAATTGAATAgtttccaaatgagatgattccaaatatatttgaaagttcatcaaattaaaTTTTTAATGAGTATAATATCACTCAAATCAAATATATATTGAGGAAATTATGACCATTTTCGTTGGATCGGTACCCTATAGTGAATATCAACAATTCACGGTGATCTTGATGAACTTTAGACTCACTTTTGGATAATCAAATAGTATCTAAATGAGATGATTTAAAATCCATTTGAATATTCATCAAATTATGTTTCCAACGAATACCAGATCACTTAAATCgaacatgtaacgagggagttatgacagtTTTCGTCAGATTGGTACCCCACAATGAATATCTATGACCATAGTGGAAATATCAACAATCCATAGTAAATATCAGCAGTCCGATCTTAATATATGtaatccatagtgaatatcaacgGTCCACTCTTAATATTAACGGTCCATAGTGAATATCGACGATTTATAATGAATATCAACTATCCATTATACAAATATGGACAATACACAGTGAATATCGATAATCCaccatacaacattcatccattacaatatacttccatatatatatatatatatatatatatatatatatatatatatatatatatatatatatatatatatatatatccattggAGTATTCTTCAACACCCTTCTTCCTTTCACAAAGTCTCACCATTCAtacccaataaaaaaaaaaaaactcaaaaaataattataaaggaaactaagaaataaaaaatgaatgaagggaacaaaaaaaaaaaaaaatcatcatcccTTTCACACCCTCCTCACTtcccatgaaaaaaaatcaagaatGAAGAAGTGAATGGCAAAATAGCCCTCGTACAAAAAAGGGGCTCATGATTTGAACCCATCCACATCTTATGTGGAGCTCGTTGGGTTGTTGTAAAGCaaattcaatccatccatatgtaaggggttttaatttcatgtcatcagTCTACATTTGAGAGGGCAAAACGCATCACAGGTGACCACAGTAAATGAAACAGTTTAGAATTAATGCACAACATTAGTATAGT
This region of Magnolia sinica isolate HGM2019 chromosome 1, MsV1, whole genome shotgun sequence genomic DNA includes:
- the LOC131248733 gene encoding nascent polypeptide-associated complex subunit beta-like, with amino-acid sequence MNWEKLMKMASAVRTSGKGSMRRKKKAVHKTTTTDDKRLQSTLKRIGVNAIPAIEEVNIFKDDVVIQFQNPKVQASIAANTWVVSGSPQTKKLQDLLPRIINQLGPDNLDNLRKLAEQFQKQAPGVVPTEADDDDDVPELVPGETFEATANDGKASQEFSMEFLFFIFTYLVKFLLLLLEILKKKGRYFGVVRNHGRVSTVQFNGSDLRFGSMVRIGSTEP